The sequence GCTCTGGCCGAACATGGTGGCGGCGAGCAGCGCGCCGAACACGCCGATCGGCACCGACAGCAGCACCGCGAAGGGGATCGACCAGCTCTCATAGAGCGCGGCGAGGCAGAGGAACACGACCAGCAGCGAGATGACGTAAAGCGCCGTCGCCTGATTGGCGGAGAGCCGCTCCTGATGCGACAGGCCGGTCCACTCATGGCCATAGCCCGCCGGCAGCCTGCCGATGATCTCGTCCATCGCCGTCATGGCGTCGCCAGATGAGACGCCCGGCGCGGCCTGGCCCTGGATCTCCAACGCCGAGGCGCCGTTGAAGCGCTCCAGCCGCGGCGAGCCATAGGTCCAGTGGGTCGAGGCGAAGGAGGAGAACGGCACCATGGTTCCGGCGGAGTTGCGCACCTCCCACTTGGCGAGATCTTCCGGCTGCATGCGGAAATCGGCCGCCGACTGGAGATAGACCTTCTTCACGCGGCCGCGGTCGAGGAAGTCGTTCACATAGCTGCTGCCCCAGGCCGTGGAGAGCGTGTCGTTGATGTCGGCCAGCGAGACGCCGAGCGCGCTCGCCTTTTCCTGGTCGATGTCGACGACGAATTGCGGCTCGTCCTCAAGCCCGTTCGGGCGTGTGGCGACGAGGCGAGGGTCCTGCGCCGCCATGCCCAGCACCTGGTTGCGCGCGGCCATCAGCTTCTCATGGCCGGCCCCGTTGATGTCCTGGAGATAGAGGCTGAAACCGCCGCTATTGCCCATGCCCTGAATGGCCGGCGGCATGAGGGTGAACACCATGGCGTCGCGCGCATGCAGCTTCGCCATGGCCCGGCCGGCCACCGCCTGCGAGGACAAGGCCGGCGACTTGCGCTCGTCGAACGGCTTCAGCCGAACGAAGGCGATGCCGAGATTCTGACCCTGGCCGCTGAAGCCGAAGCCGTTGACACTGAACACGCCTTCGACCGCCTCCTTTTCCTCTTCGAGGAAGTGGCGGCGGACGGTGTCCAGCACGGCCTCGGTGCGGTCCGATGTGGCGCCCGCGGGGAGCTGCACCATTGTGATGAGGATGCCCTGGTCCTCTTCCGGCAGGAAGGAGGAGGGCAGGCGTACGAACATCCAGCCCAATGCCACGGCGAGGGCGAGGAAGATGGCGAGGAAGCGCCCGCTGCGCGCCACAACACCGGCCGTGCCTGTGCGGTAGGCCCGCGTGCCGCGCTCGAAAGTGCGGTTGAACCAACCGGCCCAGCCGGTCTGCTTGGCCCCTTGCTGCACCGGGCGCAGCAGCGTGGCGCAGAGCGCCGGGGTGAGGATCAGCGCCACCAGCACCGACAGGATCATCGCCGAGACGATGGTGACGGAGAACTGGCGGTAGATCACGCCCACCGACCCGCCGAAAAAGGCCATCGGGATGAACACGGCAGAGAGCACGGTGGCGATGCCGATCAGCGCGCCAGTGATCTCCCCCATCGACTTGCGGGTGGCCTCCTTGGGGGAGAGCCCCTCCTCCTCCATCACGCGCTCGACATTTTCAACCACGACGATGGCGTCGTCGACCAGGAGGCCGATGGCCAGCACCATGGCGAACATGGTGAGCGTGTTGACGGAGTAGCCGAACAGCGCGAGCACGCCGAAGGTGCCGAGCAGGACCACCGGCACGGCCAGCGAGGGAATGAGCGTCGCCCGGAAGCTCTGCAGGAAGACGAACATCACGATGAAGACGAGGACGATGGCCTCGGCCAGCGTGCGCACCACCTCCTCGATGGAGAGCACGACGAAGGGCGTGGTGTCGTAGGGAT comes from Ancylobacter polymorphus and encodes:
- a CDS encoding efflux RND transporter permease subunit; the encoded protein is MSRYFIDRPVFAWVIALLIMLGGVLALNTLPIAQYPQIAPTTVSVTASYPGADAQTVENSVTKIIEQGMTGIDNLDYMSATSTSTGQATITLTFTTAADPDIAQMQVQNKLQLVQAQLPSVVQTNGIAVEKASDGFLLVIGFVSTDGRLSSTDVSDYVDSTLNDTLKRIEGVGSTTLFGSSYAMRIWLDPEKLSKYQLMPSDVTSAIGAQNTQVSAGQLGGLPARTGQQLNATVTARSRLQTPEQFRNIILKSTTDGSLVRINDVATVELAAESFTTASRYNGKPAGGLAINLGTGANAIATAERVKAALERMKPTFPEGVEVVYPYDTTPFVVLSIEEVVRTLAEAIVLVFIVMFVFLQSFRATLIPSLAVPVVLLGTFGVLALFGYSVNTLTMFAMVLAIGLLVDDAIVVVENVERVMEEEGLSPKEATRKSMGEITGALIGIATVLSAVFIPMAFFGGSVGVIYRQFSVTIVSAMILSVLVALILTPALCATLLRPVQQGAKQTGWAGWFNRTFERGTRAYRTGTAGVVARSGRFLAIFLALAVALGWMFVRLPSSFLPEEDQGILITMVQLPAGATSDRTEAVLDTVRRHFLEEEKEAVEGVFSVNGFGFSGQGQNLGIAFVRLKPFDERKSPALSSQAVAGRAMAKLHARDAMVFTLMPPAIQGMGNSGGFSLYLQDINGAGHEKLMAARNQVLGMAAQDPRLVATRPNGLEDEPQFVVDIDQEKASALGVSLADINDTLSTAWGSSYVNDFLDRGRVKKVYLQSAADFRMQPEDLAKWEVRNSAGTMVPFSSFASTHWTYGSPRLERFNGASALEIQGQAAPGVSSGDAMTAMDEIIGRLPAGYGHEWTGLSHQERLSANQATALYVISLLVVFLCLAALYESWSIPFAVLLSVPIGVFGALLAATMFGQSNDVYFKVGLLTTIGLAAKNAILIVEFAIERQAHGMGLVEATLDAARQRLRPILMTSLAFILGVTPLAIATGAGSGAQNAIGIGVMGGMIAATVLGVFFIPLLFVTVRRVFAGHAAPRGASEPAVPVESADAR